The Solanum pennellii chromosome 11, SPENNV200 genome contains a region encoding:
- the LOC107004285 gene encoding defensin-like protein produces the protein MARSICFMALMVLAMVLFVSSEVQAQQMCKSTSQTFKGLCFIDSSCRKACVTEEFTGGHCSKLQRKCLCTKVCVFEKDSNEVKTTLVGEAKTLSETVLEEEIMME, from the exons ATGGCTCGTTCCATTTGCTTCATGGCACTTATGGTCTTGGCAATGGTGCTCTTTGTTTCCTCTG AGGTGCAAGCTCAGCAGATGTGCAAATCAACAAGCCAAACCTTTAAAGGATTATGCTTTATCGATTCATCATGTAGAAAGGCTTGTGTCACAGAGGAGTTTACAGGTGGACATTGTAGCAAACTCCAAAGAAAGTGCCTATGTACTAAGGTTTGTGTATTTGAAAAAGATTCAAATGAAGTTAAAACAACTTTGGTTGGGGAAGCAAAAACTCTAAGTGAAACTGTGCTTGAAGAAGAGATTATGATGGAGTAA